The window GCGACGGTGCAGCCGCTCGACCGCCGCCAGCGCGATCATCACGCCGAGCGGCCCGTCGTACTTCCCGGCATCGCGCACCGAGTCGAGATGCGAGCCGAGCAACAACGTCTTGGCTCCGGGCTGAGCGGCCTCGTACCGCCCGATCAGATTGCCGATATTGTCGCGCCGCGTGGTCATCCCGGCGGCCTCCATCCACGCCGCGACCGCATCGCGCGCCTGTCGTAGCGCCGACGATCCGTAGCGCCGCGTCAGCCGATCGGCCTCTTCGCTAAACGCCGCCAGCGCGTCGATGCGCGCCATGACGCGGCGGGCGCTCTCAAGCTCACTCATGGCTTAGCTCCCTCGATACGTGCTGTAAGACCAGGGCGACGCCAGCAGCGGCACGTGGTAGTGGGCCTGCGGATCGGCGATGCCAAAGCGCACCGGGACGCGATCCAGAAACGGCGGCGCGGTCGCCGTCACCGGCTGCGCGGCGAAATACTCGCCCACGGCAAAGACCAGCTCATAGACGCCGACCGCCAGCTCATCGCCCGTTAGCAGCGGCCCGTCCGTGCGTCCATCGGCGTTGGTGCGGACGGTCTTCAGCAGCGTCCGCTCGGCGCTGTCTGGATCAAGCCGCCACAGCTCGATCGCCAGATGTGCCGCCGGACGGCCCTGGGCGGTGTCGAGGACATGCGTGGTAAGACGACCTGCCATAGTCTCCCCCGCTACGCATCGCGCGTCAGCTTCAGCCGGATCGAGCCGTAGGGCGGTCGCGGATCGGTGTAGACCTTGAGCCTGGGATCGTCCTCAGCGACGAACGCGGTATCCCACAGCCGGTTCTGCGCCGCGAACGAAACCTCCGCCATCTGCGGGAAGCGCTCCAGCAGCCGCACGCCGATCTCATGTACGAGATGCTGGATCGACATGCTGACGAACTGGTGAAAGACCGCCTGCACGACATCGCGGACCTGCTCGGCGGCAATGTAGCCCGCGTGGTCGGCGGCGAGCATCTGCGCGGCGTCGGCGTACTTCCAGAACACGTCGAGATAGATAAACAGCGGTCGGTCGGTCACTTCCGGCAGCGTCGTGTACGAGTCGCGGGCGAAGCTGGCAAACGCGCTGCCGGTCAGCTTGATCAACTGCATGCCCACGCGACCGCACTCGTGGCTGGTGACAACGATCTCATCGCCCCGGCGCTCCAGATCGATCGCCGCGACCGCCGCGTCGTCGTGGGAGCGGCTGAAGAGCACGCCGCTGTCGGCGAAGCCCTGGGCGTCGTCGGCGGGCACGCGCGCCGCGACAAAGGGCTGCTCCCGGCCAGACACCCGCAGCGATTGCATCACGGGATAGGTCGTCAGGAATTGCCGCCCCAGAAACTCAAGCCAGCCCTCAAGCGTCGCGCCGTCGAACGCTAGCGCCTGCCTCAGCACAAAGTTCTTCATCGTATCGGTCGCGACCACGTTGGAGTTATCGCCCTGGGTGTAGGCTGGGAGGAAATTATCGCCAAAGACTTCGACCTCGACGTTCACCGCGAAGAGCGTGTTGGGCCTGCCCGCGTACGGCGATTCGGGAATCACGGCCAGCCCGGTCAGAGGCCGGGCGTAGGTGCGGTAGAGGCGTATATCCGCCTTGCCATAGCTAATCTGAGTACCCACAGTCTGCTCCTTTGCGACGATGAAAGCCTGTGCGTTTTGCCCGGTTCAGTCGGCGACGGCATCGCGCAGCCGCAGATAAGCGATCCTGGCGATCTCGCGCAGCGCCGCCTCGATCTCCTGCTCGCGGGTATGCTGAAGCCGCTCGTCGAAGCCTGCCAGGATGCTCGCTTTCTTGTTCTCGCGGGCACAGATCACGAATGGAAAGCCGAACCGCTCGCGGTAGGTCTGATTCAGCCGGTTGA of the Herpetosiphonaceae bacterium genome contains:
- the uraH gene encoding hydroxyisourate hydrolase, giving the protein MAGRLTTHVLDTAQGRPAAHLAIELWRLDPDSAERTLLKTVRTNADGRTDGPLLTGDELAVGVYELVFAVGEYFAAQPVTATAPPFLDRVPVRFGIADPQAHYHVPLLASPWSYSTYRGS
- the pucL gene encoding urate oxidase: MGTQISYGKADIRLYRTYARPLTGLAVIPESPYAGRPNTLFAVNVEVEVFGDNFLPAYTQGDNSNVVATDTMKNFVLRQALAFDGATLEGWLEFLGRQFLTTYPVMQSLRVSGREQPFVAARVPADDAQGFADSGVLFSRSHDDAAVAAIDLERRGDEIVVTSHECGRVGMQLIKLTGSAFASFARDSYTTLPEVTDRPLFIYLDVFWKYADAAQMLAADHAGYIAAEQVRDVVQAVFHQFVSMSIQHLVHEIGVRLLERFPQMAEVSFAAQNRLWDTAFVAEDDPRLKVYTDPRPPYGSIRLKLTRDA